GGAGACCTGATCGGCACCCTGCTGACGCCGACGCTCGAAGAGTGGCGCCAGTTCCAACAAGACGACGACGGCGACGACCCTCGGGGCGGCGCATAGGCGCCTCTCCGTCCAGCCCAGTGCGGGCTACCCCACTCGCACCCGATCCTGTTCCATCGCGATCGAAGTGCAGCCCGCAGCCAGGCGCCCCCTGCGCACCGGAGTGGCGGCAGAAGCTCGCGCAGCGGCGCCAGTTGGCGAACGCCCCCTGGCCGCCGGCCTCCTCGCGGTGCCTGCCGTCCGGCGAATGCCCAGGCCGGCGGCCCAGTTCGAAGCGCATTTCGACACCGGGGGTCAGGAACAGCTCAGCAGAAGGGACCGTCGGTCGCGAAGGCGTGGGCAGCGAAGCGCTCACCCATTCGGCGGTACGCGGCGGCGGTAGGGTGAAGGCCGTCGGGCAGGTCGTCTACCTCGTCCGGTCCGATCAGCGCTCGTCCGTCGAGATGGTGGAGGTGGGGATCAGACGCCTGTCGTGCCGCAGCGATCCGGGCCAGCTCGGCACGGACCACCGTCAGCGACAGTGCGCCGCCGGCCACATCGGCCGGGTCGCCCAGGGCAGCGATCCTCCCGTCCGGTCCGGTCTCGGTCGGGCCGGGCACCTGCTCAAGGGCCGGACAGCTCACCGGGGAGATCAACAGCAGCGGGGTGTCTGGGTGACCGTCCCGGATCGTGTCCAGGAATCCGTGTACCGCCGGTCCGAACGTCCGCAGCCGGAAGGCGGAAAGGCTCACGATGTTGATGCCCACCTTCAGGCTGATCAGGTCGGCGGGCGTGTCGCGGATCGTCCGGGCGACGTAGGGATCCAGCAGTGCGTTGCCCGCCTGACTGAGGTTGATCACCTCCACCCCTCCGAGCGCGGCTGCCACCACCGGCCAGGTCCCGGTCGGGCCGTCGGCCTCGATGCAGTGGCTGATGGAACTGCCATGGTGCACCCAGCGGCGCCGTCCGTCCGGCAGCGGTGCCAGCACGTCGCCATCGGCGCTCAGCGCCACCAATTCTGTGGGGGTCTGCTGCGGGAGCCACAGCTCGACGTTCTTCATACCGGCTGGCAGTCCAGCGAACCGTACGGTCCCGGGCTTGCCCGGGACGAGTCGCTGTACGGTCCCGGGGCCTGCCATCCGCAGTACGTTGCCCACCGGCGCCTGCTGGCGCCCGGCCAGGGCACCGTCCACCAGCAGCTCCAGCATCCCGGTAGGGCGGGGGCGGGGGTCGGCGGCGAGTTGGCCGGTGGAGGTGAGTAGCTCGAACTCCAATGCGCGCGCGTCGGTGCGGAACACCAGCCGCACCCCTGAAGGCATCACGGTCACCCCGTAGACCGACGGGTCCTGGTACTGCTCCTTGGTCCACGCGGGCAACCGGCGCGGCATCACCCCTGCCGCTGTGGTCTCCAGGTCCAGCGCACCCCGTAACTCCACCGGCCCGCCCACCAATGGAACCGTCCGCATCGCCACCGTCACCGCTCCTGTCCCAGGTCGCTGTGCTCCGGAGATGGCATCGGCCCGGTGCCTTCGTGGTTCATCGGCGCCCGCCGAACTCCCAGGCGTGGACCTCGATGGCCGCGTACCGGTCCGGGGTCAGGAGGGCGCGTGCCGTGTCCGGGTTCGGGGCCCGGAGCAGTGCGGCGGTGCCGAGCCATGTGTCGCCGTCGTCGGACAGCAGCGGTCCGTAGGCGATCAGTTCGTTCTGGTCGGGCGGTGGGGTGAGGTCTGCGGCCGGGCCTTCGCCGAGGCCGAGCACCAGGTACCGGTTGCCGCCGCTTCGGCCGCCGGGAAAGTCCCACATGGTGCGCCCCAGCAGGTTGCGCCATCGGCGCAGCAGTACGTCCCGGTATGCGCCGGCCTGGTAGTTGGGCTCGTCGAAGGCGAATGTGCGGGCGGCGGCTGGGTCGGGCAGGTCGACGATATGCATGCTCCCGGTGAGGGTTTCGCCGTCGTCGGTGAAGGTTGGGCCGCGGGCGATCAGCTGCTTCGTGTAGCGGTCCATGTAGGACCAGTGCTCCTCCAGCAGTTCCTCGCGCAATGCGAGGGAGCTTGGCCGGTCTCGGTGGTAGCAGAAGTACTCCATGGTCGCAGACCCTTCCTCACCGAGGGCACCATCTCAACCGGCTTTGTCGCCGGGGCTTCTGTGTTCCGGATGGAACAGCGTTCCGTCGGACGGTGCAGCCGTCGCGGCTGCGTGGTCTCGGCCAGGGTGTGTCAGGCGATGGCGAGTCGGTCCACCAGCAGTTTCACCCTCAGTTCGGTGTCTTCCGGTGGCAGCCGTCCCGAGCGGGTCAGGGTCGCCACTCCGTGCAGGGACGCCCAGAACACCTCGGTGAACAGCCCCGGTTCGACGCCGTCCCCGGCGAACTCGCCGAGGCACTCCAGCAGCGGAGCGAAGGCGTTCTTGAGGGGTTCCGGGGTTTCTTCCTGTGCGTATGCGAGGCCGCTGTCGAGCTGGAAGAGGGCGTCGTAGACCGCCGGGTTACGGGCGGCGAAGTCGAGGTAGGTGCGGGCGAGGGCGGCGACCCGCTCGCGGGGGGCTGCCCGCGGCGGCGGTCGCGGCCCGCACGAACGCCCGGATCTCCTCGTTGCTGCTCATTGCTTTCCTAGGGTCCCTAGGCGCGACGGCCGCCGGTGAGCACCGACACCCCCGGTTCTGCCTCCCGCCTGGTCACCCGGCGGGAGGCAGAACCGCTCCTCGGCTACGCCCGAGGCAGCCTCAAAGCCGTCATGCAGCAGCAACGGGGACGTTGGCCCGATCCGGTGGCCTGCCGCGTCAAGGGGCGGGCACTGCTGTGAAATCTGGACGCCCTGCGCGCTGTCACCGGCCAGGGCGGCACCGGATCCCGACGCCCGTCCGGTGCCGACCCCGACGGACTTGTCACGTGCCTGTCCTGCGGACACCGCTTCCGCTCCCTCGGCCCTCACCTTGCCCACGCTCATCAGACGACAGCCACCGATTACCGCGCCGAGCACCGCCTCCCGGCTACCACCGCGCTCATGGCCACCGATGTCCGCGCCACCCTGGCCCGGACCACTACCGCCGCGATGTCCAAGGACCCGGAGTTCGTCGCACGGATGCGCGCCGCCACCCCCTCCCAGCAGGAACTGGCCCGCCGCTCCGCCGAGGCCCGTGCCGGCACCGATGACCTCCCCGCCGTACAGGCAGCACGAGCCGCCAGCGCCCGCCAGTCCCTTCCCGTAGCCCGACAGGCCCGCCGCAACGCCCTGGAGGCCAAGGCGCACGCCGCCGGATTCGAGTCCATGGCCGCAGCAATCGACGCGACGCGGCACCTGTCGAGCCGGGCAGCAGCAGCGTGTTTTCGACAGGGTGTTTCGGAGCCACCGGGGCAATGAGAATGAGAGCCACCCGCGGGACCGCTTTCCACGTGGCTCGGTGTCCGCGAGACGTCGTTTGTTGGCTTGCCGGTCTGTTGGGCCGAACGGCGGTAGGGGTGCGGGCGGCAGGTCGGTTAGGTCGGGGAAGCGCCGAGGAATCTCAGGACGGCGAGAACGCGCCGGTGGTCGGCGTCGGCTGCGGGCAGGTCGAGTTTGGCGAGGATGTTGTTGATGTGCTTGGCCACTGCGCTGTCACTGACGACCAGGGCCTCGGCGATCCCGGTGTTGGAGCGTCCCTCGGCCATCAGGGCGAGTACCTCCCGTT
This genomic interval from Streptomyces sp. NBC_00376 contains the following:
- a CDS encoding SGNH/GDSL hydrolase family protein, which gives rise to MRTVPLVGGPVELRGALDLETTAAGVMPRRLPAWTKEQYQDPSVYGVTVMPSGVRLVFRTDARALEFELLTSTGQLAADPRPRPTGMLELLVDGALAGRQQAPVGNVLRMAGPGTVQRLVPGKPGTVRFAGLPAGMKNVELWLPQQTPTELVALSADGDVLAPLPDGRRRWVHHGSSISHCIEADGPTGTWPVVAAALGGVEVINLSQAGNALLDPYVARTIRDTPADLISLKVGINIVSLSAFRLRTFGPAVHGFLDTIRDGHPDTPLLLISPVSCPALEQVPGPTETGPDGRIAALGDPADVAGGALSLTVVRAELARIAAARQASDPHLHHLDGRALIGPDEVDDLPDGLHPTAAAYRRMGERFAAHAFATDGPFC
- a CDS encoding YciI family protein, whose translation is MEYFCYHRDRPSSLALREELLEEHWSYMDRYTKQLIARGPTFTDDGETLTGSMHIVDLPDPAAARTFAFDEPNYQAGAYRDVLLRRWRNLLGRTMWDFPGGRSGGNRYLVLGLGEGPAADLTPPPDQNELIAYGPLLSDDGDTWLGTAALLRAPNPDTARALLTPDRYAAIEVHAWEFGGRR
- a CDS encoding MucR family transcriptional regulator, with protein sequence MSCGHRFRSLGPHLAHAHQTTATDYRAEHRLPATTALMATDVRATLARTTTAAMSKDPEFVARMRAATPSQQELARRSAEARAGTDDLPAVQAARAASARQSLPVARQARRNALEAKAHAAGFESMAAAIDATRHLSSRAAAACFRQGVSEPPGQ